A segment of the Corallococcus silvisoli genome:
GTCGGTGTTGAGCGGAGGGCCGGGGGCGGCCATCATCCTTCTGAAGGCAGGGGATTCGGCGGGTTCAGGTGGCGGAAGCGGTGAAGGCGCACAGGGTGCAGCGCCGTCGAGCGGGCCGAAGGGCTACTCGTCCTTCAAGTCGTTCAAGAGGGCCATGGGGCCAGCAGGGGAGGGCAAGGAGTGGCACCACATCGTGGAGCAGACGGACGGGAACGCGGCACGCTTCGGACCGCAGGCGCTCCACAACACCGAGAACATCATCCCGCTCGACAAGGCACTTCATACCCAGGTCAGTGGGATCTACTCCTCGATCAATTATCGGATCACGGGTTCCGAAACGATGACTGTGCGGCGGTGGTTGAGCACTCAATCCTTTGAAGTCCAGCGTGCGTTCGGACTGCGCGCCGTGGAGAACGTCCGGAACGGGGTGTGGTGATGGAAGACCTTCAGAGAATCGTGGAAGAGTTCGCGCGGCACGCCGCTGCACAAACCGAAGCCATCATGCGCGGTGATCCAAAGACCGGAAACAAGCACGCGAAGCAGTCGCTGGCTGCGTTCAAGCAGCTCAAGGCCCATGGCGACGCAGGCCGAGATGCACTCGCCACGCTCTTCACGGATCCGCGCATGGACGTGAGGACGGCGGCGGCAGTCTTTCTGCTTCGGCACCGGACAGTTGACGCGAAGGCGGTACTGGAAGAGGCCGCGAAGGGAACAGGGCTCATTCCCTTCGAAGCACAGGAGGCCCTGAAGCGCTGGGAAGAGGGGACTTGGTCCCTGGATCCGGCCTGACGTGATACTAGGCGTGTGCCCTAGGATGACTTGGGGATCATGTCGGAACCCCGCGCTCGACGGGCCTGTTGTTCTCGGCGAGGGAACAACGAAGGAACAACGTTGAGCGGTCAGAAACGAACGGGGTTGGACGGTTTGACCCGTCCAACCCCGCGTTCCTGCATGTCCCCGACGGGATTCGAACCCGTGTTACCGGCTTGAAAGGCCAGCGTCCTGGGCCTCTAGACGACGGGGACGTCGTCACTGCTTGAGTCGCGGGGGGCTCGAACCCCCGACCCTCGGCTTAAAAGGCCGGTGCTCTACCAGCTGAGCTAGCGACTCGCTATTCTTTTTTTCACAGCTCTGAGCCCTGCACGCGGCCCCGCGACGCGCTTCCTACCAGCAGCGCCGGGCGAGTTCCACTGGCGATCGCAGCCGCTGCTTCCTGACACCCCCGGTGCCGGCCCTCGGTGAACATCCGCCTGTCAGCGTCCGGGGCTATACACAGGAGCATGTCCCAGGAAGTTCACGACCCGCCTGACACCCCCGAGGACGACGAGGCAGGGGAGCAGGCGCCGTTCCGCCGCTACCTCACCCGAACGGGCGCCGAGCGCATGCACCGCGAGCTCCTCCAACTGCTCAACGAGGCCCGCCCCAAGGTCACCGCAGAGGTGTCCGCCGCCGCCGCGCAGGGCGACCGTTCAGAAAACGCCGAATACATCTACGGCAAGAAGCGCCTGCGGGAGATCGACCGTCGCATCCGCTTCCTCCAGAAGCGTCTGGACACCGCCACCATCGTCACCCCCGCCGAACAGGTGGACCGCTCGAAAGTCTACTTCGGCGCTACCGTCACCCTGGAGGACGAGGGCGGAATTCGCAGCACTTACCAGATTGTCGGTTCTGACGAGATCGACGCTTCAGGTGGCCGCATCAGCGTCGAATCACCCATGGGCCGTGCGCTCCTGCGCAAGGCACCGGGTGACACCGTGGAGGTGCGGCGCCCCCGGGGGGAGATCGAGCTCACCCTGGTGGACATCCGTTACGACTAGGACGCACCCATGCCTCGGCCGCCACCGCTCAGTCCCCACTCGCGCCGCACCTATTCGCGCCTGAGCGGCCTGGACCTCTCCGCCTCCGCGGGCGAGTCCCTCTCGTTGGATGACCTGGGCCTGGAGGCGGGGGGCGACCGCGTGGGCCTGGCCTTCGGCACCTACAGCCGCGAGGGCCTGGAGCGCGCCCTCCACGCCTACGGCTTCGCCCAGCGTCTGCGAGAGCGGGTGGGCCCCTTCGAGCTGCGCCTGTCCTGCCAGGACCCCTTCCAGCCGCGCATCACCTTCCTGAGCCGCCGCTACCACGCGCCCGTCGCAGACCTGTCCCTGCGCCGGGCCACGGGCGCGGAGGTCGGCTTCACCCATGCAGCGGCGGAGGCGCCGCTGCTCTACCTGGACAGCCTCCTGCTCCAGCATCCGGGGCGCCCCTTCGACTGGAACCGTCCCCCCTTGCCCGGGCAGCTCCACCCCGGCCTCTCGCTGTCCCGCGACATCCTGGAGCTGCTGCACCTGATGGCCCGGCGCATCGGCGCGGAGGCCGTGGCGTTGATGCCCGCGACGTTCGCCGCCGCGTGCATCTACGAGCCGCGCTTCACCTTCGTGGACGGCGCCGCCCAGGGCCGCTTCAGCGCCATGCGCCGCTCCGGACGTGGCTGGCCCCGCTGGCTGCTGGCTTGGGCGGTGGAGCTGGGCTGCATGCGGGATGCGCAGGGCGAGCCCGCCCTCTACGCGCCCTCGCCGATGATCAGCCCCCTGTCGCGGCGGCTGGCGCGGCGGTTGGACACGCGCGGCTGGCACCGGGCACAGCGCTTCCAGGCGAAGCAGGGAATGACGCTCGACGAGGAGGCGTTGCAGGCGCGCTTCCCCTGGGCCCGGATGCCCTCCGGCCCTCCGCCCGAAAGGGTGGTGGAGATGCTCGGATATGATCCGCTGTCGCCCCCATCGCCGGGGCTGGACGGGGAAGAACCTGGGTCATCCTTCCTCCGGGCCAGCGCGACCTCCTGACGCCTCTTGGCGAGGCCCGTCCCGGCCGTGCTCTATCGGACGGAGCTTCGTCGTTCCGGGCGGGAATGCGGCTGGTGCCCCCTCGTTCGGTGTCTATATTGGAGGAAGCAGTCCTCCAAGGTCGTCGCTCGCCGTCAGCAATCGCACCCGAACCAGGTCAGGTCGCGAAGCCCTCGATGCGAAAGAACTTCATCCTCGACACGAACGTCCTCCTCCATGACCCCCGCAGCATCTACGGGTTCAAGGACAACAACGTCATCATCCCCATCTACGTCATCGAGGAGATCGATCAGTTCAAGCGCGATCTCTCCGAGCTGGGGCGCAACGCGCGACTGGTGGCGCGCTACCTGGATTCGTTCCGCGCGGAAGGCTCGTTGAAGGAGGGCGTCCCGCTGCCGCACGGTGGGATGCTCCGTGTGGCCTTCACCGACCGTGCGCTGCCGTCGTCCATGGCGGACAGCAACCTGGTGGACAACCGCATCCTCGCGGTCGCCCTGGACCTGATGGAGACCGAGCCGGAGACCCAGGCCGTCTTCATCACCAAGGACACCAACCTGCGCATCCGCGCCGACGCCCTGGGCCTGTCCGCCCAGGACTTCGACACCGAGCGCGTGGAGATCACCGACCTCTACACGGGCTTCACCGAACTGCTCGTGCCCAGGGACATGGTGGATCAGCTCTACAAGCCCGGTGGCGAGGTGGAGGTGCCGGCCCAGGACCGGCTCTTCCCCAACGAGCTGGTGCTGCTGAAGGACGAACTCAACCCGTCCCACACCGCCATGGCCCGCTTCCATGGAGCCAAGGCGCGGCTCGTGCCGCTCGCGCGCCAGAGCAAGGAGGGCACCTGGGGCATCCGTCCGCGCAACATGGAGCAGGCCTTCTGCCTGGACCTGCTGCTCAACGACGAGATCAAGCTCGTGACCATCGTGGGCAAGGCGGGCACGGGCAAGACGCTGCTCGCCATCGCCGCGGGCCTGCAGAAGGTGACGGAGGAGGGGCTGTACCACAAGCTGCTGGTCAGCCGTCCCATCTTCCCCCTGGGCCGAGACATCGGCTACCTGCCTGGCAGCGTCGAGGAGAAGCTCAATCCGTGGATGCAGCCCATCTTCGACAACGTGGAGTTCCTGATGAACCTGAGCCGCGCGGACAAGAAGGCCGGGCGCGGCCACCACGAACTCATCGACCTGGGGCTGATGGAGATTGAACCGCTCACGTACATCCGCGGCCGCAGCATCCCCAACCAGTTCATCATCGTGGACGAGGCGCAGAACCTCACACCCCACGAGGTGAAGACCATCCTCACGCGCGTGGGGGACAACACGAAGATCATCCTCACCGGCGACCCGTTCCAGATCGACAACCCGTACGTGGACTCGACGAACAACGGGCTCGTTCACGTGGTCAACCGCTTCAAGAACGAGAAGATCGCCGGCCACATCACCATGGCCAAGGGCGAGCGCAGCATGCTGGCCGAGCTGGCGGCCAACCTGTTGTGAGGCGCCCGACGCCCTCCGCCTGATAGAGACGTGTCATGACCCAGGACGGCACCGACAAGCCCGAGGCTCCCGGCGAAGAGAAGAAGCCCCTCATCGAGTACCCCGCTGTCTACGAGTACAAGGTGATGGGCAAGGCGACGGTCGAGGAGACCGCCGAATTCGAGGAGCACGTGCGCTCGCTCTTCCGCCGGAAGATGGGGACGGAGGTGTCCCCGGACTCCATCCATGTGCAGCACAGCCGCAAGGGGAAGTTCGTGTCCCTGAGCGTGTCGGTGCTGCTGCTGTCGGAGGAGCAGCGCCGGGCCATCTACACGGAGCTGCACCAGGATCCCCGCATCGTCTACTACCTGTGAGGCAGGCGGTGCGCGGGCACCACCCCAGGGTGGGCTGGAGCCCTCCGGCGGCTGGAAGTCCGGCCGGGGTGCGTATATGAGGGTGGAATGAGTCCCGCCGAGCACTTCCCGCTGTACCTCCCGCCGGGGGCGCAGCGCGCGTTCGGTTCGGACGACGCCACGCGCCGCTTCGCCAAGGTGGCCCAGCTCGAGCCGGGCTCGCGGGTATTGGTGCTCGGCAGTGGCCCCGAGGGCGGCGCCGCCGTGCTGTTGGCCCAGGAGCTGAAGTGCTCCGTGGTGGCCGTGGACACGGACGAAGCGCTCGTGTCCCCCGTGCGCGAGCGCGTGCGCTCCCAGGGCCTCTCCGATCGCATCGAGGTGCGCCGCGTGGCGCCGGACGCGCTGGGCATGCTGGATGGGCCGTTCCACGGCATCCTGGTGCCGGGGCGGGTGCAGTACCCGCTGGACGTCTCCCTGCGTGTGTTCCGCCCGCTCCTGGGCAAGCGCGGACGGGTGGGCTTCACCTTCCCGGCGCGCGTGGGGCGCTTCACGCCCAAGCCGGTGCTGGACTTCTGGGAGAAGCGCCTGGGCGCGCCGCTGCTGCTGCCCCGCGAACTGCTCCAGGCGTTGGAGACCGCCGGCTTCGAGCCGGAGTCCGTGGAGTCGCTGCACGACACGGAGCTGGACGCGTTCTACAAGGACCTGGAGGCGCACCTGCCAGAGGGCGCCTCGCAGGACAGCGCCTCCCTGCGCGAGGAGCTGGCCCTGCACCGCGAGCACAACCAGAAGCCAGGGGTCAGCTACGCGTTCGCGGTGGGACGCCGCAAGGAACCGGGTGAGAAGCCCCCGGCGTCGCGCGACCGCGGCTGAGCCGGTGCTTGGGCGTGGGGGAGGGCCCGGAAGACAGGGCCCTTCAACCGCCGGGCGCTACTGCACGCCGTTGAAGTCGAGCAGCTCGATGGACTCGGGCGCCACCGACAGCGTGACCTGCTCGCGATAGCCGGCCGCGTCGCCGCCGACCTGGAAGGGCATGGGTCGCGCGAAGCGGATGGTGACCTCGCGGGCGTGGAAGTCGTGCAGGCCTTCCGGCGCCCAGCGGCCGCTCCACAGGCGGGGCAGGTTGGCCAGCACCTGCGTGGGCGTCACCTGGCCCAGGCGCAGCTGCAGGTAGCCCTGGCGATCATTGGCGTGGGGGAACATGCGGAAGCCGTAGCCATAGAAGGGCATGGTGCCCGCGGCGGCCATCATCAGCTTGCCCCGGAAGAGCACCGCGCCCGGCGCCAGCGGCGCGCCCACCGTCTGGCCCTCCGCGCCCAGGCGGTAGGCCTCCGACGCGCCGTTGACGACCTCGCACTCCACCTGCACGGAGCTGGTGAGGTAGTGCGGCACCGTCTTGAAGGCCACCGCGGAGAAGTAGCCGCCACCGCCGGACATGACCCGCTTGAACAGGCCCTTGCCCAGCGACTCCTTCACGGCGATGTAGTCGTTGAGCACCTTGCCATCCACGCCCAGGCCCGCGAACGGCGCGCGCTGCCCGTTCACCTGCACCAGGTTCATGGTGCGCACGCCGGGGACCTCCGCCGCGCGGGCACGCACCACGTCGTTGAGGATGCCATCACCCCGGGTGCTGGAGGCGTTGACGAACGCCGCGATGCCGTTCCCCGTGCCCAGCTTGAGGATGCCGAAGCGCGGCGCCGTCTGGCCGGCGAACTTCCCGCGCGGACCCACCTGCTGCAGGACCTCATTGACGAAGCCCATGAAGGTGCCGTCGCCGCCGCCGGTGAACACCGTGGGGTAGCCCCGCTCCAGCACCGTCTGCGCGATGCGGCGCGCGTCCAGCGGCGAGCGGGACAGGAACAGGTCCTCCTCCGGCACCACGTGCGACATCAGCTTGACCACCCGGGCGTCCACCTTGCGGGCGTTCGCGTTCAGCAGCACCGCGACCTTCGGTTCCGCGGACGGAAGCGCCGTCGGCGAGCGGCGGAAGTCCGTGGAACGGAGGGGCTGAACCAGCATGGGACGACTCCAAAGGGGCGGGGAGCGGTATGACAGCGCTGACGCGGTGGGGACTGTGCACTTTTCTCGCCAACCCCTGACGCGAGGCGTCAGCGCCGCACCTTGATGTGATTCCAAGGGGTTGAACGGTCAGCTGGTCCCCACTGCGACCGCCTGGTTGCTACCGCGGGGTGACGGCGGTGTAGAGCGCGTTACGCACCCGTGGCGTGGAGATGGCGTTCAGGTGACGGGCCCTCGGAGGGCCGCTGCGCACTGCGCTACGCAGGGGGCGTCATCACCTTTGCATTGGGTGCCCGGGCCTACGGGGAAACCCGTCCTGGCGTTTGACACGTCGGGGGGGGTGGTTACGTTGGGCTTACATCGGGATTTCGTAGGAAAAACGCAGTCATTTCCGGAGGATGGGAACCGTGGGCAAGATTATCGGAATCGACCTGGGCACCACGAACAGCGTGGTGGCGATCATGGAGGGTCGCGAGCCCAAGGTCATCGTCAACGAAGAGGGCGCCCCCACCACGCCGTCCGTGGTCGCGTTCACGAAGGACGGGGAGCGCCTGGTCGGTCAGGTGGCGAAGCGCCAGGCCATCACCAACCCCGAGCAGACCGTCTACTCGGTGAAGCGCTTCATGGGCCGCCGGTTCGAGGAGACCAGCGAGGAGGCGAAGCTCGTCCCCTACAAGGTCGCCCGGGGCCCCAACGGCGACGCTCGCGTGGACATCAGCGGCAAGCAGTACAGCGCGCCGGAGATCAGCGCGCAGGTGCTGCTCAAGCTCAAGCGCGCCGCGGAGAACTACCTGGGGGAGAAGGTGACGGAGGCGGTCATCACCGTCCCGGCGTACTTCAACGACGCCCAGCGCCAGGCCACCAAGGACGCCGGTGAGATCGCCGGCCTCAACGTCCGCCGCATCGTGAACGAGCCCACCGCGGCCGCGCTCGCGTACGGCATGGACAAGAAGAAGGATGAGAAGATCGCCGTCTACGACTTCGGCGGCGGCACCTTCGACGTGTCCATCCTGGAGGTGGGCGAGAGCGTCGTGGACGTGCTGGCCACCAACGGCGACACGCACCTGGGCGGCGACAACATCGACCTGGAGATCATGAACTGGCTGATCAGCGAGTTCAAGAAGGACACCGGGCTCGACGTCAGCAAGGACAAGATGGTCATCCAGCGCCTGAAGGAGGCGGCGGAGAAGGCCAAGATCGAGCTGTCCAGCGCGATGCAGACGGACATCAACCTGCCGTTCCTCACGGCGGATGCGTCCGGTCCCAAGCACCTGAACGTGAAGCTCACGCGCGCCAAGTTCGAGCAGATGATTGGCCCTCTGGTGGAGCGTTCGCTGGAGCCGTGCCGCAAGTGCCTGAAGGACGCGGGCCTGGAGCCCAAGGACCTCAACGAGGTCGTGCTCGTGGGCGGCACCACGCGCAT
Coding sequences within it:
- a CDS encoding DUF2019 domain-containing protein, whose translation is MEDLQRIVEEFARHAAAQTEAIMRGDPKTGNKHAKQSLAAFKQLKAHGDAGRDALATLFTDPRMDVRTAAAVFLLRHRTVDAKAVLEEAAKGTGLIPFEAQEALKRWEEGTWSLDPA
- the greB gene encoding transcription elongation factor GreB; this encodes MSQEVHDPPDTPEDDEAGEQAPFRRYLTRTGAERMHRELLQLLNEARPKVTAEVSAAAAQGDRSENAEYIYGKKRLREIDRRIRFLQKRLDTATIVTPAEQVDRSKVYFGATVTLEDEGGIRSTYQIVGSDEIDASGGRISVESPMGRALLRKAPGDTVEVRRPRGEIELTLVDIRYD
- a CDS encoding beta/alpha barrel domain-containing protein, yielding MPRPPPLSPHSRRTYSRLSGLDLSASAGESLSLDDLGLEAGGDRVGLAFGTYSREGLERALHAYGFAQRLRERVGPFELRLSCQDPFQPRITFLSRRYHAPVADLSLRRATGAEVGFTHAAAEAPLLYLDSLLLQHPGRPFDWNRPPLPGQLHPGLSLSRDILELLHLMARRIGAEAVALMPATFAAACIYEPRFTFVDGAAQGRFSAMRRSGRGWPRWLLAWAVELGCMRDAQGEPALYAPSPMISPLSRRLARRLDTRGWHRAQRFQAKQGMTLDEEALQARFPWARMPSGPPPERVVEMLGYDPLSPPSPGLDGEEPGSSFLRASATS
- a CDS encoding PhoH family protein — its product is MRKNFILDTNVLLHDPRSIYGFKDNNVIIPIYVIEEIDQFKRDLSELGRNARLVARYLDSFRAEGSLKEGVPLPHGGMLRVAFTDRALPSSMADSNLVDNRILAVALDLMETEPETQAVFITKDTNLRIRADALGLSAQDFDTERVEITDLYTGFTELLVPRDMVDQLYKPGGEVEVPAQDRLFPNELVLLKDELNPSHTAMARFHGAKARLVPLARQSKEGTWGIRPRNMEQAFCLDLLLNDEIKLVTIVGKAGTGKTLLAIAAGLQKVTEEGLYHKLLVSRPIFPLGRDIGYLPGSVEEKLNPWMQPIFDNVEFLMNLSRADKKAGRGHHELIDLGLMEIEPLTYIRGRSIPNQFIIVDEAQNLTPHEVKTILTRVGDNTKIILTGDPFQIDNPYVDSTNNGLVHVVNRFKNEKIAGHITMAKGERSMLAELAANLL
- a CDS encoding HP0495 family protein gives rise to the protein MTQDGTDKPEAPGEEKKPLIEYPAVYEYKVMGKATVEETAEFEEHVRSLFRRKMGTEVSPDSIHVQHSRKGKFVSLSVSVLLLSEEQRRAIYTELHQDPRIVYYL
- a CDS encoding SAM-dependent methyltransferase; the encoded protein is MSPAEHFPLYLPPGAQRAFGSDDATRRFAKVAQLEPGSRVLVLGSGPEGGAAVLLAQELKCSVVAVDTDEALVSPVRERVRSQGLSDRIEVRRVAPDALGMLDGPFHGILVPGRVQYPLDVSLRVFRPLLGKRGRVGFTFPARVGRFTPKPVLDFWEKRLGAPLLLPRELLQALETAGFEPESVESLHDTELDAFYKDLEAHLPEGASQDSASLREELALHREHNQKPGVSYAFAVGRRKEPGEKPPASRDRG
- a CDS encoding diacylglycerol/lipid kinase family protein; the protein is MLVQPLRSTDFRRSPTALPSAEPKVAVLLNANARKVDARVVKLMSHVVPEEDLFLSRSPLDARRIAQTVLERGYPTVFTGGGDGTFMGFVNEVLQQVGPRGKFAGQTAPRFGILKLGTGNGIAAFVNASSTRGDGILNDVVRARAAEVPGVRTMNLVQVNGQRAPFAGLGVDGKVLNDYIAVKESLGKGLFKRVMSGGGGYFSAVAFKTVPHYLTSSVQVECEVVNGASEAYRLGAEGQTVGAPLAPGAVLFRGKLMMAAAGTMPFYGYGFRMFPHANDRQGYLQLRLGQVTPTQVLANLPRLWSGRWAPEGLHDFHAREVTIRFARPMPFQVGGDAAGYREQVTLSVAPESIELLDFNGVQ
- the dnaK gene encoding molecular chaperone DnaK — protein: MGKIIGIDLGTTNSVVAIMEGREPKVIVNEEGAPTTPSVVAFTKDGERLVGQVAKRQAITNPEQTVYSVKRFMGRRFEETSEEAKLVPYKVARGPNGDARVDISGKQYSAPEISAQVLLKLKRAAENYLGEKVTEAVITVPAYFNDAQRQATKDAGEIAGLNVRRIVNEPTAAALAYGMDKKKDEKIAVYDFGGGTFDVSILEVGESVVDVLATNGDTHLGGDNIDLEIMNWLISEFKKDTGLDVSKDKMVIQRLKEAAEKAKIELSSAMQTDINLPFLTADASGPKHLNVKLTRAKFEQMIGPLVERSLEPCRKCLKDAGLEPKDLNEVVLVGGTTRIPMVQEAVKRLFGKEPNRTVNPDEVVAVGAAVQAGVLSGEVKDILLLDVTPLSLGVETLGGVMTKLIERNTTIPTRKSETFSTAADGQTQVEIHVLQGEREMAGDNRSLGRFHLTGMPPAPRGVPQIEVTFDIDANGILNVNAKDKATGKEQKVTISHSSGLSKDEVEKMVTDARSNEAADKSRRELVEVKNQAESQAYAAEKMVKENKDKLTPDVAKAIEDGVAELNKVREGQDKDAIKAALEKLQQASYKAAEEMYRATGGAPGATPPPGGEPSAAPGSSAQPSAKDDVVDAEFRQS